Within the Pseudomonas fulva genome, the region GTGAACGGCCCCTGGGCGATGTAGATGAACGAATCGGGCTGCAAGCGCCAGGATGCCGAGCGGCGGATCTTGCTGTAGTCCAGCACGCCGGCATCGCGCAGGTGGTAGGTGGCGCCATCGGCCATGTCGCTGACGTTCATGCAGCCGGTCAGGCTGAGCAGCAGGGCCAGGGCGAGCAGGTTACGCATAAGAAATCTCCCGACACCGGCGACGGAAAACCGGCGAATGACTGCTCCAAGCAGGTTTCGCGCCAGGAGAGGCGCGCGACCGGGGCAGGTCGCGCAGCAACTCAGGCGGGAGGCGTTTCGCTGTCGCGCTTGCGCTTGTTGCCCATGCGCACGCCGATGTCCATCAGGAACTGGAAGAAGCCTTCCTGATCCTCGAGCACGTTGCTCCAGAACGGCGAGTGGTAGAGCGCCACGGCACCATGCACCAGCGCCCAGGCCGCGCAGTAGTGGAAGTACGGCGGCACGTCTTCGAGCTTGCCCTCGGCGATGCGCCCCTTGATCAGCTGGGTCAGGCGTTCGAAATTCGATGCGCGGATGGCGTGCAACTGCTCCACCAGTTCGGGCACCTGGTTGCCCTTGACCACCTTCTCTTCCAGGCGGTCGAACAGGCGGTAGCGCTGCGGGTCGCGCATGCGGAATTCGAAGTAGGCGCGCGACAGCGCTTCCTTGTCGCGATCGATATCGGACGAATGCAGCAGCTCGTTCAGGTCACGCTCGTAGTCGAGCATCAGGCGCAGGTAGATTTCCGCCTTGGATTTGAAATGCTTGTAGATGGTGCCCTTGCCGATGCCCACGGCGTCGGCAATCATCTCCACGGTCACGCTGTCCTCACCCTGCTCGAGGAAGAGTTTCAGAGCGATATCGAGAATCTCCTGCTCGCGGCGGCGAAACTCACGGATCTTGCGGGGTTCTTTCTGCATAGGGAAATGACAAGGTCGGAATTCAAGTCCGCTATTATGCCCAACTAACGCCAAATTGCACGGATCACGCGACATGAATGCCATCATCGACGAGTTTCCCCAGCCGGCCGATCTGTACTACCTGAATCATGCTGCGGTCGCCCCCTGGCCGGCGCGTAGTGCGCGGGCCGTGGAGCGTTTTGCCCGGGAGAATATCGCTACCGGCGCCCGCGACTATTCGCAATGGCTGGTTACCGAACGCACCCTGCGCGAGCGCCTGGCGCGCTTGCTCAACGCGGCCTCGCGCGCCGATATCGCACTGGTCAAGAACACCTCCGAAGCCCTGTCGTTCGTGGCCTTCGGCCTGGACTGGCACGACGGCGACCAGGTCATCATCAGCAGCGAAGAATTCCCCTCCAACCGCATCGTCTGGGAAGCGCTGCGCCCACGGGGCGTGGAAGTGGTGCAGGTCGATCTGCAGGGTGGCGATGCCGAAGGCGCCCTGCTCGCCGCCTGCACACCGCGCACCCGCCTGATGGCCATCAGCGCCGTGCAGTACGCCAGCGGCCTGCGCCTGGACCTGGAGCGCCTGGGCATCGGCTGTGAACAGCGCGGCGTGCTGCTGTGCATCGATGCCATCCAGCAACTGGGCGCCCTGGCCATGGACGTGCAGCGCAGCCGCTGCGCCTTCGCCATGGCCGACGGCCACAAGTGGATGCTCGGCCCGGAAGGCCTGGGCGTGTTCTATTGCCGCCAGGATCTGCGTGAGCGGCTGGCCCTGCACGAATACGGCTGGCACATGCTGGAAAACGCCGGCGACTATGACCGCGACGACTGGGCGCCGGCCCGCAGCGCCCGCCGCTTCGAGTGCGGCAGCCCCAACATGCTCGGTGCCATGGCCCTGGAGGCCAGCCTGTCGCTGCTCGAGGAAGTGGGCATGACGCAGGTCGAACGGGCGCTGCACGAGCGCGTGCAGTGGCTGCTCGATGGCCTGAACGAAATGCCGGGCGTGCGCCTGCTCAGCGCCCAGGCACCTGACCGGCGCGCCGGCATCGTCACCTTCACCGCAGACGCCTGGGACAATCGCCAATTGCACGAACGCCTCAAGGGCGAACAGATCATCTGCGCCCAGCGCGGCGGCGGCATTCGCCTGTCACCGCATTTCTATACCGAAGCACGGGTGATCGAACAGAGTCTGCAGCGCCTGCGGGCGATCCTCAGCGAATAGGCACTCAGAGTCGGCAGGAGTATTCCAAATCCGTTTAAAGACGCCATGGACGATGGCCGCGGATGACCAATACTCAATCGTACCGGTGCGGCATATTCCCCCAAGTGTCGCAGCGGCCGAAGTGCCGAGGACCGCGCACTTCGTTCGACTCCTAATGGTCTTGACCCGGATTCCGTCCCGAAGCCGGGTTTTTTTGGCTCTTCGCATAGTTTGGGAAAGTTAGGGTTGCTACCGGACTGGCAAGTTTGTGTGAGCTGTCGATAACTCGGCACCTTCCATTAGCGCGCCGCCTGGCCGGATGGGTTTCGCCCCTTACGGGCGAGTCACTTTCTCTTGCTTGCCCAAGAGAAAGTAACCAAAGAGAAGGGCACCCCACCATCCGGCCCCGGCTGCGCCGCGGTTCCCTCGCTCCATCACCACTCCAGGGGCACGCTGCGAAGGGCCATCCCTGGCCCATCGCAGCTCTCGCGACATCCATGTCGCTCAACCCCTTACGTGGCGATTCCACTCGGCCTCCTGAAGGGGATTTAGGCGTCGTCTGTGAGATCGGGCTTCAAGAGCAAAAGCCAAACGCTACCGAATTTGATCTTGCGCAGATATCACAGGCTCGCGACATGGTCCCCGTCAGGAGGCCGAGTGGAGGTGTTGCGTAGGGGAGCGAGCCGCATGGATGCGGCGAGAGGCTTAATGGGCCAGGGATGGCCCATGTAAGCCGGCCCCCGGAGCGGCGCCGGAGCGAGGGAAGTTTCGCGCAGCGAAACCCGGATGTCGGGGTGCCCTTCTTTGGCACACCTTTCTTGGGCAAGCAAGAAAGGTGTGGCGCCCGTAGGGGGCGCAACAAAGAGGCTCAGTAAACGCGGTAATGGATAGTGTGATGCCAGTAAGTGATACGCACACAGACTTGCCAGTCCGGCGTCAAGCCTATCCTCCCCGCGAAAATGCGGAGAACCTCTTTTGCCCACTCTCTGGCGGCCGGCCTTGCATCGGCGCAAACGACGGCAGAGCCGCTCGCGGTTTTCCTGGCTGCCTCAGGCGCCAGGAGCGACTCGTGCCAGCGGGAACAACCGCCTGAAGTTGTCCCCGGTCTGCTGCGCCAGGGTTTCGTAGCTGACGCCACGCAGGGTTGCCAGGTACTCGGCGACGTCACGCACGTACGCCGGCAGGTTCGGCTTGCCACGGTGCGGCACCGGCGCCAGGTACGGCGAATCGGTCTCCACCAGCAGGCGGTCGGCCGGCACCTGGCGGGCGACCTCGCGCAGCGCCTCGGCGTTGCGGAAGGTGACGATGCCGGACAGCGAAATGTAGAAACCGATGTCCAGCGCCGCCCTGGCCATTTCCCAGTCCTCGGTGAAGCAGTGCAGCACGCCGCCCTGGGGCAGCGCGGCTTCGCGCAGCAGACTCAGGGTATCGGCACGCGCTTCGCGGGTATGCACGATTACCGGCTTGCCGGTGATCTGCGCGGCCTGCAGGTGCAGGCGAAACGCCTCCTGCTGCAGCTCGGCCGCTTCGGGCTCGTAGTGATAGTCCAGACCGGTCTCGCCGATGGCCACCACACCGGGATGGTCGAGTTCAGCGAGCAGCCAGTCGAGCGCCGGCGCGCTGCCGGGCTCGAGATCCAGCGGGTGGATGCCGACGGAGCAGTCGACATCGGCGTAGCGCCCCGCCAGTTCACGCACGGCAGCGGCATTGTCGGCGCTCACGCCGATGCACAGGAAGTGGCCGACGCCACGGGCACGGGCGGCCGCCAGCGCGTCGTCCAGAGAACCGCCATGGGCGGCCAGGTCGAGACGATCGAGGTGGCAGTGGGAATCGATGAGCATAAATCAGAACCTTGAGCGGCAGGCGGGATGCGCAGGGGGCGCGGCAGGCAAACAGGCCCGCCAGAGCTGCGCGAATGGGCCGCTATTACATCGTATGGGTGGGGCGATCGGACTTGAGGGCGCCGGCCAGGTAGGTCTCGATCTTGTTGCGAGCGGTGTTGTCGCCTTCGTTGAACTGCACGCCTACGCCAGCGGCGCGGTTGCCCTGGGCGCCTTTCGGGGTGATCCACACCACTTTGCCAGCCACCGGGATCTTTTCCGGCTCGTCCATCAGGTTGAGCAGCATGAACACTTCATCACCGAGCTTGTAGCTCTTGTTGGTGGGAATGAACAGGCCGCCATTCTTGATGAAGGGCATGTAGGCGGCATACAGCACGGACTTGTCCTTGATGGTCAGGGACAGGATGCCGTTACGGGGTCCCAGATTAGGTGGCAAGTTCATGCGTGATTCCTGAAGTCATGACGTGAGCCCGATTCTAGCCCGGTCCAGGCAGGCTTGCCCACTGCACCAGCAAGGCTTCGAGAAGCAGCACACGGTTGAGGTTGGCTTTGCCCAACACTTTCTGGCGCTGCTGCAGCAGCCACTCCTGGATGGCCAGCACCTTGGCCTGGGAAGACTTCTGCGCCAGGTACTGCACCACCTTGGCCATGTCCGCCGGGCCAAGGCCCTGCTCGTCCTGGGCCAGCTGATAACGCAGGGTCAGGTGGGCCCAGTCGCAGAACCAGTCGAACAACAGCGGCAGTGGCACGTCCTTCCAGGCTTCGGCCAACTGGCTGGCCGAGGCCTGCTGCTTGTGCAGCTTCTTGACGCCGTCGACCACCAGGGCGCGCTGCTCGCGTACGCCCTGCTCCTGCAGCCTGGCAGCGGCCAGCGGAGAGCCCGCCGCCAGGTACAGCAGCTCGCGGATGTCCTGTTCGCTGCTACCGGGCAGGGTTTCGCTCAACCAGTGCAGGCTCATCGCCTCGCTGGGCAACGGGCAGGCCTGCTGCACGCAGCGGCTCTTGATGGTCGGCAGCAGGCGGCTCGGCTGGTGGCTGATCAACAGCAGCACGGTATCGCCGGACGGCTCTTCGAGGCTTTTCAGCAGCGCGTTGGCAGCATTGAGGTTCATCGCCTCGGTGGGTTCGAGCAGCACCACCTTGCGCCCGCCCAGTTGCGCGGTCTGCACCACGAAGTTGACCAGCGCACGCACCTGGTCGACCTTGATCGGCTTGTCGGCCTCCTCCGGCTCGAGCACGTAGTTGTCCGGGTGGCTGCCAGCGGCCAGCAGGTGGCACGACTTGCATTGCCCGCACGGTTGCAGATCCACCGGCGACTTGCACAGCAGCAAGGCCATCAGGCGCTCGGCCAGGGCGCGCTTGCCGATACCGGCCGGGCCATGCAGCAGATAGGCGTGGGCATGCTGGGTGCGCCCGGCCAGTTGCTGCCAGAGCGCCGCCTGCCAGGGGTAGACGTCAGCCACGCTGCAACTCCAGCAGCTGCGGCAGCAACGCATCCAGGTCCCGCTGCACGGCATCCAGGGACTGCGACGCATCGACAATGCGGTAACGCGCAGGCGCCGCCTGGGCACGCTGCAGGTAGGTGGCACGTACCGCTTCGAAGAAGGCGCGGCCTTCCTGCTCGAAGCGATCCAGGCGACCGCGCGCGGCGGCGCGGGACAGGCCCACCGCCACCGGCAGATCGAACACCAGGGTCAGGTCCGGGCGCAGCGCACCCTGGACGAAATCCTCCAGCTGGGCGATGCGCTGCACATCCAGGCCGCGGCCACCACCCTGGTAGGCATAAGTGGCATCGGTGAAACGATCGCAGAGCACCACCGCGCCGCGCTGCAGGGCGGGCACTATGACCTGGGCCAGGTGCTGGGCACGGGCGGCGAACACCAGCAGCAGCTCGGTATCGCTGGCCATGGTTTCATCACTGGGCGCCAGCAGCAGTTCGCGCACCCGCTCGGCCAGCGGCGTGCCACCCGGCTCGCGGGTCAGCAGCACGTCGATCCCTTGCTCGCGCAAACGCGCTGCCAGGTACTCGCGATTGGTGCTCTTGCCGGCGCCCTCGGGGCCTTCCAGGGTGATAAACAAGCCGCTCACGGGGTGTCCTTTTCGCTGGTCTGGGGAATCGGCGCGGGGCTGGACCGGTAGTCCGCGCGGCGCTTCAACTGATACTCGCGCACGGCGCGATTGTGCTCTTCGAGGGTTTCCGAGAACACGTGGCTGCCGTCGCCACGCGCCACGAAATACAGGGTCTTGCCATCGACCGGGTGCAGGGCCGCATGGATCGCCTCACGGCCGACCAGGGCGATCGGCGTCGGTGGCATGCCATCGATGGTGTAGGTGTTGTAAGGCGTGGGTTCGCGCAGGTGAGCACGGGTAATGCGCCCCTGATAGCGCTCGCCGAGGCCGAAGATCACCGTCGGGTCGGTCTGCAGGCGCATGCCGATGGCCAGGCGCCGCACGAACACCCCGGCGATCTCGCCACGCTCCTCGGGCACCCCGGTTTCCTTCTCGATCATCGAGGCCATGATCAGCGCCTCGTAGGCGTCCTTGTAGGGCAGCCCGTCGGCACGTTTCTGCCACTCCTCGTCGAGCACCACCTGCAGGCGCTTGTGGGCCTGCTTGAGCAGGTCCAGGTCGCTCATGCCGCGCACGTAGCGGTAGGTATCGGGGAAGAAGCGCCCTTCGGGGTTCTGATCAGGCTGGCCAAGCCTGGCCATGATCTCGGCGTCGCTCAGATCGCTCAGGGTCAATTGCAGCTTGTCCTGGCGTGCCAGGGCGGCGCGTACCTGGCGGAAGGTCCAGCCCTCCACCAGCGTCAGGCTGTACTGCACCACCTCGCCACGGCGCCACAGGTCGAGCATGTCGCGCACCCGCAGGTCGGGGGTCAGGCGGTACTCGCCGCTATGCAGCGGCTGGCCCTGCAGGTTGAAGCGCCAGTACAGGCGCAGCCAGAAGGCGCCGTCGATCACGCCGTCGGCCTCCAGGCGATTGAGCACGCCACCGGGCGTAGCCCCGGCCGGCACTTCGATCAGGCGCTCTTCGCCAAGGGTCAGCGGCTGCTCCAGTGCGCGATGCTGCTGCCAGGCGACCAGGCCGAGGGTCAGGCCGGCCAGCACCACGACGATTTCGAGCATCAACAGTAGTTTGCGAATCACGAATCAGCGGTCCAGTAGATGACGGGCAAGGGCCTGCAGTTTACGGGTGAGCGGGCCCACCGGCCAGTGACGCGCTTGCAGCTGCCGCACTGGCCACACGCCGTACAGGCTGTTGCAGAGAAAGACTTCATCGGCGCCCAGCAGTTCGTCCAGTTCGATGTCGCGGACCTGGCAGGCGATGCCCAGCGCCTGTGCCTGTTCGAGCAGCTCGGCACGCATCACCCCAGCCACCCCGCAACGCTGCAGGTCAGGCGTGACCAGCACGCCGCCCGTGACCAGAAACAGGTTGCTGAACACCCCTTCGATCACCCGCCCTGACACATCGCGCATCAATCCTTCGGCGTGCCCGGCATCCTGCCACTCGGCGCGTGCCAGTACCTGCTCCAGGCGATTGAGGTGCTTGAGACCGGCAAGCAGCGGCTGCTCGGCCAGGCGTGTGGTGCAGGGATACAGGCACACGCCCTGCTCGGCGTGCTGCCCGGGATAGGCCGGCATGGCGGCGGACTGCAGGACATGCCGCGGCGAACCCGTCGACGGCGCATAGCCGCGCTGGCCATCACCCCGGGTGACGATCAACTTGGCGACGCCCTGCCCCAGCTCGGCACAGAAGGCCGCCAGCTCGCTGCGCAGCCGATCGGCATCCAGCCTGATATGCAAGCGTTCGCAACCGGCCGTGACCCGCGCCAGATGCCGCTCCAGCAGCACCGGACGGCCACCGCGCACGGCCATGGTTTCGAACAGGCCGTCACCGTAGGCCAGGCCGCGGTCCACCAGCGGCAGCGACGCCGCTGGCTGACCGTCGACCCAGTGCGGCATCAGTCGGCGTACCGACGGAATACCAGGGAGCCGTTGGTGCCACCGAACCCGAAGGAGTTGGACAGCACCACGTCCATCGGCATCTTGCGCGCTTCATGAGGCACGAAGTCCAGGTCGCAGCCTTCGTCCGGCTGGTCCAGGTTGATGGTCGGCGGCGCGATCTGGTCACGCAGCGCCAGCACGCTGAAGATCGCCTCCACCGCACCGGCGGCGCCCAGCAGGTGGCCGGTCATGGACTTGGTCGAACTGACCGCCAGCTTGTGTGCGTGCTCGCCGAACACGGTCTTGATCGCTGCCACTTCCGCCTTGTCGCCCGCCGAGGTCGAGGTGCCGTGGGCGTTGATGTACTGCACCGCGGACGGTTCGATACCGGCATCGCGCAGGGCGTTGGCCATGCAGCGCGCGGCACCGGCGCCATCTTCGGGTGGCGAGGTCATGTGGAAGGCGTCGCCGCTCATACCGAAGCCGATCAGCTCGGCATAAATGGTCGCGCCGCGGGCCTTGGCATGCTCGAGCTCTTCGAGCACCAGAGCGCCGGCGCCGTCGGAGAGCACGAAGCCGTCACGGTCCTTGTCCCACGGACGGCTTGCCTTGGTCGGCTCGTCGTTGCGGGTGGACATCGCCCGCGCTGCGCCGAAGCCGCCCAGCCCAAGGCCACAGGCGGCCATTTCGGCGCCACCGGCGATCATCACGTCCGCCTCGCCATAGGCGATGTTGCGCGCGGCCATGCCGATGCAGTGGGTGCCGGTGGTGCACGCCGTGGAAATGGCGTAGTTGGGGCCCTGCAGACCCAGGTGGATCGACAGGAAACCGGAAATCATGTTGATGATCGAGCCTGGCACGAAGAACGGCGAAATGCGCCGTGGCC harbors:
- a CDS encoding TetR/AcrR family transcriptional regulator, yielding MQKEPRKIREFRRREQEILDIALKLFLEQGEDSVTVEMIADAVGIGKGTIYKHFKSKAEIYLRLMLDYERDLNELLHSSDIDRDKEALSRAYFEFRMRDPQRYRLFDRLEEKVVKGNQVPELVEQLHAIRASNFERLTQLIKGRIAEGKLEDVPPYFHYCAAWALVHGAVALYHSPFWSNVLEDQEGFFQFLMDIGVRMGNKRKRDSETPPA
- a CDS encoding aminotransferase class V-fold PLP-dependent enzyme is translated as MNAIIDEFPQPADLYYLNHAAVAPWPARSARAVERFARENIATGARDYSQWLVTERTLRERLARLLNAASRADIALVKNTSEALSFVAFGLDWHDGDQVIISSEEFPSNRIVWEALRPRGVEVVQVDLQGGDAEGALLAACTPRTRLMAISAVQYASGLRLDLERLGIGCEQRGVLLCIDAIQQLGALAMDVQRSRCAFAMADGHKWMLGPEGLGVFYCRQDLRERLALHEYGWHMLENAGDYDRDDWAPARSARRFECGSPNMLGAMALEASLSLLEEVGMTQVERALHERVQWLLDGLNEMPGVRLLSAQAPDRRAGIVTFTADAWDNRQLHERLKGEQIICAQRGGGIRLSPHFYTEARVIEQSLQRLRAILSE
- a CDS encoding TatD family hydrolase, producing the protein MLIDSHCHLDRLDLAAHGGSLDDALAAARARGVGHFLCIGVSADNAAAVRELAGRYADVDCSVGIHPLDLEPGSAPALDWLLAELDHPGVVAIGETGLDYHYEPEAAELQQEAFRLHLQAAQITGKPVIVHTREARADTLSLLREAALPQGGVLHCFTEDWEMARAALDIGFYISLSGIVTFRNAEALREVARQVPADRLLVETDSPYLAPVPHRGKPNLPAYVRDVAEYLATLRGVSYETLAQQTGDNFRRLFPLARVAPGA
- a CDS encoding PilZ domain-containing protein, which gives rise to MNLPPNLGPRNGILSLTIKDKSVLYAAYMPFIKNGGLFIPTNKSYKLGDEVFMLLNLMDEPEKIPVAGKVVWITPKGAQGNRAAGVGVQFNEGDNTARNKIETYLAGALKSDRPTHTM
- a CDS encoding DNA polymerase III subunit delta', which produces MADVYPWQAALWQQLAGRTQHAHAYLLHGPAGIGKRALAERLMALLLCKSPVDLQPCGQCKSCHLLAAGSHPDNYVLEPEEADKPIKVDQVRALVNFVVQTAQLGGRKVVLLEPTEAMNLNAANALLKSLEEPSGDTVLLLISHQPSRLLPTIKSRCVQQACPLPSEAMSLHWLSETLPGSSEQDIRELLYLAAGSPLAAARLQEQGVREQRALVVDGVKKLHKQQASASQLAEAWKDVPLPLLFDWFCDWAHLTLRYQLAQDEQGLGPADMAKVVQYLAQKSSQAKVLAIQEWLLQQRQKVLGKANLNRVLLLEALLVQWASLPGPG
- the tmk gene encoding dTMP kinase; protein product: MSGLFITLEGPEGAGKSTNREYLAARLREQGIDVLLTREPGGTPLAERVRELLLAPSDETMASDTELLLVFAARAQHLAQVIVPALQRGAVVLCDRFTDATYAYQGGGRGLDVQRIAQLEDFVQGALRPDLTLVFDLPVAVGLSRAAARGRLDRFEQEGRAFFEAVRATYLQRAQAAPARYRIVDASQSLDAVQRDLDALLPQLLELQRG
- the mltG gene encoding endolytic transglycosylase MltG, coding for MIRKLLLMLEIVVVLAGLTLGLVAWQQHRALEQPLTLGEERLIEVPAGATPGGVLNRLEADGVIDGAFWLRLYWRFNLQGQPLHSGEYRLTPDLRVRDMLDLWRRGEVVQYSLTLVEGWTFRQVRAALARQDKLQLTLSDLSDAEIMARLGQPDQNPEGRFFPDTYRYVRGMSDLDLLKQAHKRLQVVLDEEWQKRADGLPYKDAYEALIMASMIEKETGVPEERGEIAGVFVRRLAIGMRLQTDPTVIFGLGERYQGRITRAHLREPTPYNTYTIDGMPPTPIALVGREAIHAALHPVDGKTLYFVARGDGSHVFSETLEEHNRAVREYQLKRRADYRSSPAPIPQTSEKDTP
- the pabC gene encoding aminodeoxychorismate lyase, yielding MPHWVDGQPAASLPLVDRGLAYGDGLFETMAVRGGRPVLLERHLARVTAGCERLHIRLDADRLRSELAAFCAELGQGVAKLIVTRGDGQRGYAPSTGSPRHVLQSAAMPAYPGQHAEQGVCLYPCTTRLAEQPLLAGLKHLNRLEQVLARAEWQDAGHAEGLMRDVSGRVIEGVFSNLFLVTGGVLVTPDLQRCGVAGVMRAELLEQAQALGIACQVRDIELDELLGADEVFLCNSLYGVWPVRQLQARHWPVGPLTRKLQALARHLLDR
- the fabF gene encoding beta-ketoacyl-ACP synthase II, whose translation is MSRRRVVVTGMGMLSPLGNDVPSSWQGILAGRSGIGLIEHMDLSAFSTRIGGSVKNFDVEPYLSPKEARKLDLFIQYGLAACFQAARDSGLEVTDANRDRIGVAMGSGIGGLTNIENNCKSLHEQGPRRISPFFVPGSIINMISGFLSIHLGLQGPNYAISTACTTGTHCIGMAARNIAYGEADVMIAGGAEMAACGLGLGGFGAARAMSTRNDEPTKASRPWDKDRDGFVLSDGAGALVLEELEHAKARGATIYAELIGFGMSGDAFHMTSPPEDGAGAARCMANALRDAGIEPSAVQYINAHGTSTSAGDKAEVAAIKTVFGEHAHKLAVSSTKSMTGHLLGAAGAVEAIFSVLALRDQIAPPTINLDQPDEGCDLDFVPHEARKMPMDVVLSNSFGFGGTNGSLVFRRYAD